The Theileria annulata chromosome 2, complete sequence, *** SEQUENCING IN PROGRESS *** genomic sequence aaaaataaaaatttaaatagaattaaaatatacacataaatataataatatatgaatagaaaaatgaaatgtaaagagtataaatattaatagttaaataataaaaaaatggAAAAATGTAAAGAGTGTGTGTGGCAGtgaaaaaatttatataattatagaCAGAGAAAATCTATCATAGTAActcaaattttaaaggaGGAAAACCCAAAAGTTGAACTTCATTTGTTATTAACTAGTTATGTTTGagtataatttacatttagTAAGAATTAACACCGTTTGGGGAATTTGAGGGGAAATTTGGGATAAATATACAAGTCTATAGCCCTATTATCATAAAacaacaaaatttaaaaaatattacaagTGGTTATAATTGTTTAGTCCTAAAAAACGTTAGAATCTTGGCCCAATGGCTCCCCACAAGCCAGGAAAAACATATTCACTAAATATGTTAATTGTTACCAATATATAACCTAAAAATCATCATTTGAATACACTTTGTTTAGTGTATCAGGAATCTCATTAAAATCCAATATAcatattgtataatatagtAGTATAGACTGATACTTATTGGCACAAAAAGTTAAACGCAgcataaataaattatcaactttaattattttaaaatgaagTCACTGAGCCGTTTGTATTCCATTTTTCACTCCTCACGATGTTCACTTGAACTGTCGAACAAACTGTCCACAATCTCCGGAATCACAACAATGTTGGATTCCCTGAGAATCGGATCCCGCAGAGGCATTTTTACCACTTCAGGAAGGTTCGCCAAGGTTCAAGGAGACGTGGTTGGAATTGACCTGGGTACCACCAACTCGTGTGTTGCAATCATGGAAGGCTCAACCCCGAAGGTTATAGAGAACGCAGAAGGAGCTAGGACAACGCCATCTATAGTCGCATTCACAGATGATGGCCAGAGGCTAGTAGGAGTAGTAGCAAAGCGTCAAGCTGTGACGAACCCAGAGAATACAGTGTTTGCGACCAAACGTTTCATTGGACGTAAGTTTGACGACCCTGAAACTAAGAAGGAACAGTCAACACTCCCCTACAAAATAGTGAGATCTTCAAACAACGATGCATGGATTGAAGCACAAAACAAGCAATACTCACCAAGTCAAATTGGAGCGTATATTTTAGCAAAGATGAAGGAGACAGCAGAATCTTACTTGGGTAGAACAGTGTCAAAAGCTGTTATCACAGTCCCAGCATATTTCAATGACTCACAGAGACAAGCAACAAAAGACGCAGGCAAGATTGCAGGTTTGGAGGTCCTGCGTATAATTAACGAGCCCACAGCAGCAGCACTGGCTTTCGGAATGGATAAGAATGACGGAAAAACAATTGCAGTGTATGACTTGGGTGGGGGGACATTTGATGTGAGCATTTTGGAGATTCTGGGCGGCGTGTTTGAAGTGAAGGCGACAAACGGTAACACTTCGCTGGGAGGTGAAGACTTTGACCAGAGGATCCTGAATTACCTAGTTGAAGAGTTCAAGAAGAGTAACGGAATTGACCTCAAGAAGGATAAACTGGCACTCCAGAGACTCAGAGAATCTTCAGAATCAGCCAAAATCGAACTTTCAACCAAAACCCAAACCGAGATTAACTTGCCGTTTATAACAGCAGACCAGTCAGGCCCAAAGCACCTCTTGATTAAATTGAGCCGCTCCAAGTTAGAGCAGTTGACTAGCGAGTTGCTGGAAGGCACAGTGGACCCGTGCAAGAAGTGTTTAAAGGATGCAGGCGTGAATGCAAGTGAGTTGAACGACGTGATCCTCGTAGGAGGAATGACAAGGATGCCAAAGGTGACTGAAGTAGTCAAAAACATCTTCGGAAAGGAGCCCAGCAAGGCAGTCAACCCAGATGAAGCAGTGGCAATGGGAGCTGCAATCCAAGCAGGTGTTTTGAAGGGAGAAATCAAAGACCTTTTGTTGTTGGATGTGTGTCCGTTATCACTAGGTATCGAGACTTTGGGAGGTGTGTTTACAAGGCTTATTAACAGAAACACTACCATTCCTACCAAAAAGTCACAGATCTTCTCAACTGCAGCTGATAACCAGACCCAAGTGGGTATTAAGGTGTACCAAGGAGAACGTGGAATGGCAGCAGACAACCAACTACTAGGCCAGTTCGACCTTGTTGGCATCCCACCAGCACCCAGAGGTGTTCCTCAAATTGAAGTCACCTTCGACGTTGATGCCAACGGTATTATGAACATCTCTGCAGTTGACAAATCCACTGGAAAGAGGCAGGAGATAACCATTCAAAGTTCAGGCGGTTTATCAGAAGAGGAAGTTGAGAAGATGGTCAAGGAGGCCTCAAATTACAAGGAACAAGATGAGAGGAGGAAGGAGCTTGTGGACGTTAGAAACGAGTCTGAATCTTTACTTTACAGCGTCGAAAAGCAACTCACTGACTTAAAGGATAAGGTCTCCTCATCAGAACTTGACCAGCTTAGGACCCTCTCAACTTCACTCAAGGAGGTTCTCTCCTCCGACGACGTCAGCGCCATCAAGGATAAACACAAACAGCTCCAGGAACTCTCTTGGAAGGTATCCCAGGCAGCCTATTCAAAGTCAAACACCGGAGCCACCTCCGCAAACACCTCCGAAAACACCAACACCTCTAATGAGGAAAACGATACacataataaataatctATTTACCTACTAAATCTTATACGTTATACcatacatatatataaatcgaaaaatgaaaaaatgaaaaaatcaACATATTAGTATGTCAGTTTTATAGGGTCCAATTGTAACTTCGTTGCTCAAGTTATGGAAGTTTAGCCCACTCAAGACGTTCTTTACTTCTGTATGGAGCTTACTCATCCCATTCACGTCATTGGGCCCAACTCCTCTCTCTTTATTCCTCATTAAAACATAATTTCCAACCATATCGTCCAGAAGCAATACTTTATCTTTGTTCTTTATAGGCTTATGTTTCCCAAAAAGAGTATAGGAATCACTAAGCTTGTCATATGGAGTTGATAGAAAATGGACCGTAGATTCATAGTTTGACAGAAATCTGTTAATTTCAAGCAAGTTAGGGTAAGTCAAGTGATCCAACAGCTCTTTGCAGTCATAAAAAAACTTACACATCCTTCTGGTTAGCTTCAACAACTCATCTCCGCTCAAACACTCGACATCTAAATCAACAGAAGATTGAGTTGTGGGTTCAGAAACACACCTGATACTGGAACCAGGCAAGCTATTTTCTCTATCGACAACCTGAAACAGCGATAAATTGTGGATAACACCATTATAATGGTTAAAAATTTGTACTAACGACagattaataaatttcgAGAGTGTTTCGTGGTTCTTTAAGTAACACAAGTAAATGGAGCAGATGTTAATGAGATTCCTGGTATCAATGAGATGGGTGTTGTTAGAGAACTCCTGTAATATTTTCTCATTATCAAGAAAATCCAGACAGTTTAAGTATGGGTAGTAGGAATATGGAGCTAAAATCTCAAAAAATTTGACGAACTCGAAGGAATCTCTGCTGTTAAACCTACTACCAATACTGGATAGTACaaagttaaaataatcTACACAACTTAAGTTTGAAAAATAGCCATAATCCAACAGggatttgaaaataatcAGTAACTCACGAATCTTGTAGGTTCTGTGGGATCCATTTGCGATTAGTGTGTTAATTATGGTGTCGGTGTAGTCGTTACAGCTGACCTTGTTGCATAAATTGAAGTACCTCAAAACGttgtaaatattattttcaaggACCTTAATATTAGCAGGATCAGctataaaattatgaacCAAATGTGTGAAATCTCCATGTACTATTTCAAAGTCGCATAGCAGACCCAATATCTCAAacttattatttatttcgTCAAAATTATAGcaaattttatcaataaCTGTCATTATTGTTTCATAATTATCCACAATATTCCCAGGATCAGGAGTTGTTTGGTATATTAGCAAATATTTCAGCAAATagtacaaattattattattggtataaaaatgaatattgGCTTCAATTAACTGGACAAACTTGTAGTTAAGGTTAAAATTTAGTAGAGTTTTACAGGAATCCAGCATTTTAACATCACTTcctattaaattttttactttcTCATTTATATAAGCCTGTGTTTGTTCCGGATTCTTACCgaaatatttgttatacATGTAACCTTTTTTGAACTTGAAAGTATAGTTATTCTTGACATAGTTGTTATTTTTTGAATTCAGCTTCAGGAGATTCTTGAACACAGAAATGCTCCTCAATTTAGAATTGAACACATTAAGCctcattttataattaatacgTATCAATGTACCTTAGAATATTATTGCGATCACATATTACTTGAGCGATTAGACTTGCAGTGGTTggttaatataatattggCGGCGTCAATGCGCTGTATTAAATAGGGAGAACCTTGAAATGACCCTGAAGGTGAGTTGATGTTTTTGAGCCGTTTGTGTGCCTCCTGTATTTgttttagttttaaattatcataaGAGTTGAATCCCAGAATCTTTGCAGCTTCCTCCTTACTCATTATCTTACTTATTCTCCCGTTCAAAACACCTCCGCCGTTACTCAACGACTGTCTGTATGCGTTATATGTAGCCTTAATAACGCTCCCACTAActacaaaaataaattgcGTTATTACACGGCCGAGTGGTCTTATGGGTACCATTTAAGAATTACCCTTTGCTTTAACAAAGTTACacttcaatttattatttgaatgGCTCATCAGAGTGATTTcctaatttttaattttgtcGTTAAACGATCTTGACATGTTATGGAGTTAAAAgaataattagataaaataataataaacttaAAGATATCCCAGCTGGCTAGATCCTTGAaataagaaattaattGGAGTTTCGAGGAATCAAACATCCTTTTAATAGTAAAACATCCTGATTAACACATTTACAAATAAGAGATGAAAAAgaaacaaatataatacagAATTAGAATATCACaactataataattttaaaatctagTGTATATTggaaaaataattagtgtaaataagaaaataatatgataGTGTAATTGCCTGGCACCATTAAGAATCCTAGAACAAATCATTAgtttattctattattctgtataaataataagCTCACTCATCagttttatttatacactTGAATTCTAACCAAGTTTATCTAGTAAAtaacatataataatattattcatcCATTGTAGTAAAATCTTCCTCCAAtcttgtaaaatatttaattttaaacaaaaagaTGAGTGACACAAATATCGAACAGTGGAAAATAAAACGCTTGATTCAAAAATTGGAATCAGCAAAGGGGTTTGTTTTTAAAAGTTACTTAAGCAAGCttatatttgaatattaaatctCTGATTTTCCAATTAATTATCTTCCAGAAACGGGACGAGTATGATCAGCTTAATAATTAGACCCAAGGATGATGTTAACAGAATTAGTAAGATGTTATCAGACGAGTACGGCACGGCctcaaatattaaatctcGAGTTAATCGCTTATCGGTGTTATCTGCCATAACATCCACAATGCAGCGTAAAATTCATACCtttaacttaattatttaggCCTAAAGCTGTATAGAAATACACCGCCCAACGGACTGGTTGTTTATTGTGGCACTGTAATAACAGACGACGGTAAAGAGAAGAAAGTCTCAATAGATTTTGAACCTTTTAAACCAATTAATACATCGTTGTACCTATGTGACAATAAGTTCCACGTCGAGGTATATTTAGTCAACCTAATATTTTCTTAGAGTTTAAACGAGCTTCTGGAAAGCGATGATAAATTCGGCTTCATTGTTATGGACGGTAACGGGGCATTATACGGTACAATCCAAGGCTCAACCAAAGAAGTATGAACcaatttattgttttaaGTTTTTTACAGGTTCTTCACAGTTTTACGGTAGATTTGCCAAAAAAACACGGAAGAGGTGGTCAGTCAGCGCTCCGTTTTGCACGCTTAAGAATGGAGAAAAGACATAACTACATCAGAAAAGTCGCAGAAACTGCAGTCAACATGTTCATAACAAATGACAAAGTGAATGTGACTGGACTAATTCTGGCCGGTAAGCAAATCTCACATAACTTCCATCAGGTAACGCTGATTTTAAAAACGACCTAGCAAACAGTGACATTTTCGACCAAAGGTTATCCTCGAAGGTCCTGAAAATAGTAGACGTTTGTTACGGAGGCGAAAACGGCTTTCAGCAAGCAATTGAGTTGTCATCCGAGTGTTTATCGAATGTCAAGTTTATACACGAAAAGAAACTAATCAAGAGATTTTTCGACGAAATCGCCCACGACACAGGTATAACatataacattaaaaaatatgccatcaaaattatttgatttaatttcatttttaaatattaaataggGAAATATGTCTACGGCGTATATGACACCATTAATGCTCTAGAAAATGGAATGATTGAGGTCCTAATTATTTACGAACAGCTGGAAATAATGAGGGTCCTGGTCAAGAACCCATCAACGAATACAGAGTCAGTGCTGTTACTAAACCAGGAGCAGGAGCGAGACGAGGCGAACTTTAAGGACAACAACGTCGACTTGGAAGTTCTCGACAAAATACCCTTGATTGAGTGGATTATCAACAACTACCACAATTACGGGTCAACTTTAGATTTCGTGACTAACAAGTCTCAGGAGGGTTCTCAATTTCAAAGTGGCTTTGGCGGAATCGGCGGTATCCTTAGATACAAAATGGAAGCTGGCTATGAAACCAACGACGACAACGATGATGACGACGACGATAGCTTTATGTAAACCTAATATTTATCACAAACTATTCGCAAGCTTTAGTAacattttgtttattacATTTGTTTGTTCTATGTGTACTATAGTTTACTCATGTATTTATAAAGAGTATTACATTGAGAACAACTGGTGGTGTAAGAAGTTGAGCAGGTCAtactaaaaaaattatcattttcaaaaCTTACCAGAGACGTGCGTTGGTTCAGGTTCAGCTTGCCCAGAAAGGTTCTGTGGTATTCACTGTTTTCGTGAAACACTTCCCTAAAAATCCCATAAAATTGAGGCTCTTACTTTATGGAGTCCAAAGACAGGGTTGTGTTTTTGATGCTGTTTAGTTGCAAGTGATAAAGGTCACTTGTTAGTGTCAACTGGGTTTCCTTGGTAATTAGTGCTTccattttctttattagGTTGAACACCTTGTCGTTTTTCATGATGATTCTGTATATACAGCCGCTACTGCTCACTCCAAActgaaaaaatataaaattattgcCTTACCAATATGTTCTTCTGGTTAGTGCTCAGTAGTTGAGTTATGTTATTATTCAGTCTAGTCCCGCTCACCAGcattaatttctaaaattaatttagcAAGTTAACAGATATATGAAACCTATTCTAACTATCTGGATCACTTACATCTTTGTTTGTGTTGTACAAGTTATAGTGTATGAATTGGAGCAGGTGCTGGTTATTATCTGAGGCCATAAAGGTCAGGTTTTCTTCTATCAGAGGCGCACAACTTAAAATTGGCAGGTTTATCTTCGGGTCAGTGCTCGATATCTTTATGATATTCTTGTTATCATTATTCTTATTGTATATGTACCTgtgataattttattaatgttttCAAAGTTTTcctaattaactaaataatgCTTACATGAACAATGACAATCCCTTCAAGACGTCGCCGATTAGGAGGAAGTTGTTGAATATTGACACTGCTGATATTGTAGTATACAAATCGTTGAATGCTCCCTTGATTATATTCTTGCCCTTCAGCTCGtgtatgtatatattactTCCCACTGAGTGGATTATCAGGTTATTCTCGTCGTGGCTCAGGCTCGGTGCGTTATCGCTATTATTGGTCTTAGAATCATTGTTTCTTAGACTCGAATCAACTCCAGCACCAGTCCTGTTATCTAACTTTCTTTTTACTCCCTTTCCCTCCGCTGCGCCTGTATCATCTTCTTGTTCTTCCTCCTCAAGGATTTGCAGGTTAATTTCCTTATTCTTGATCAAGTCATTTATTATGCTAGTTTTGTTGTTAAGCGTTGATATGAAGGTGATTGGGTACAGGAATGTTCTCTTCAAGTATAACTTCATCGGGTTGACGTTCCTAAACACATCCCCAACTACGTCCGTTATCGTTACGCTATCCGCACTATAAACTGTACTGTAGTTACCTTCACCAACGTTTTTAATAGACATGAAGTCCAACACTATCAAATTACTTTTCGATTCTACATACTCGCCTAGGTTAGTGCACGTGCCAGCCAGCAGGTACTCGTGGGTTTTTATGAGTCCAAAATTCAAGGAGAGCACCTTCTCAAAGCTTTCAAGCTTATAATAACTTATTATCTTCACGTCGTTATTGCTTATgaacaatattattatgtaatCCTCCTGCACCAGTGAGTTCGCGTCAAAGTCCTCACTGGCCTCAGCTCCGTCACCATTTTGTTTACCTTTCAAGTGCTGGTAGTATTGTATGAACAGTTTCAGCTGCTTATTAATGAAGTTTTTCTTATCCTTGACGATATTATCATTGTTTTTGTGGAAGTTTTGGAGTTTGTTTCTCACATTTAGCATGTTGTACAAATTGTTAAGGACGTTTTCTCCCACCTCAACCACTATGCTAATTAACCTTCCCAACTCTCCTGAATAATCTATCACTCCTGTATATGTATTCATCACTCCATTACTGAATCTCTGCTTTTCATTAAGGTTTGTATATCTTcttacattattatttttatatacataGTAGTAATTTGATACTGTCAGCAGGTTCATGTTACTGATCTTATCGGTTTTTACTACTCTGTATATATAGTTCTCCACCAGTTCTTCACCACTTCCTCCTAACTTTTCAGCATCTTCTCTATCATCAATTACCACATCAAGTTCCTTGCTTTTAACTTCATTTCCTCCGTTTATTTCTGCATTCAAAATGTGAATATTAAAATCgttgaaatttaaattactatatttTGTCTTGAAATAACACTCAATTTGACTTTCTCTTGTGTCATATATATACAGTTTATTGTTCTCGGCGCAGAACAAgtaattgtttttaaacaaatacCTCAGACTTGATCTCTCATTCTCACTTTCTGATGCTAAATTAGTTGGATTTATTAGTGATACTTTATGAATGTACAGTTTACTATTCTTTGAGGTTAAATTCAGCAGTGGGTTCTTCTTGTAAAATTCTCTAAATCTATCTCtaaacatattatttatgaATTCAGAATTGGGCACGCTTTTCCCATTCGTTTCTTCATCTGAGTCATCACAGATACTTAGGCTCGAGTCTGAATCCACTTCTAACAGTGGATATGCatatatttgattattGTCGTTGATTACTTCTTCTACTTTAGGctttaatttgtaaactACATCATCATGGTTTAGTAGTAGTGATGGAAATGGCACTATTTGGTTATGCTTTACTAGTTTGAAATAACAAAACTTTCTCCTAAGCTTTTTACTCACATccacaaatttataaatatacagTGGGTATCCTGTCACCAATAACATCATATAAACCTCCTCCTCCTTGAATATCATATATGAGGATACTATCTCTTCCTCAATCTCCAACTTACTCTTAGTTCTGGATGAATTAAGGTTTCGGCTAGACTCATTGTTGTTGGTTTCCATACTTCTAGTATTCTCAAAATTCCCTCCACTCATCTCATCTTCACTTTCCCCGTGTATCATAGCATCGTAATTATAAACGTCGGGCATGATGGTATTGTTTAATTGTAAGAgattagttaattttaaaactacAAAATTAgagtttaaattatacaaatagAGGTAATTATTGAATGTTAGGTAGGTTAAGTAGGCGTTATTTTTAAGTTCCAGTGTATTGAACATCTTTACTCCTGTCTCAACCTTACTTAAATTTGATACActttttttactttttaCTGATTTACTCTGTTTATTGGCATTTTGACCTTCAAACTCATTCACATGATACTTATGCAGTTGGTCGTTATTGTATAGTACAGCTATGAATTCGTCCACGAATTTAACAGTTTTGACTTTATTCGTCAGTTCATCGTTCAAAACTTCTTCCGTTCCCATATTTCTTATCTTCAATCTATTATCTTTTGCTTCCACCAATCTATTATTGTTACACATCTTATTTCTATTTATGGTAAATTTACCATCTGCTTTAATGTACACCTTTAGGTATAACATCTTCTTACTTGATAGTTTCACTATGTTCTTGTCATTTCTTATTCCAATCATATAACACCTTTCATCTTCACTCACATTGTTTGTGTTTAGACAGAAATGGTCGGTGTTAGGGTGGATTTGGTTCCTATTTTCTTGGTCTCCGTCAGTTAGTTTATTTGGGTTAAAGTGATAGTAGTTAAGGTGTTTAATAAATCCCAACGATTTTATCGTCTCTAGGTTTACTAATCTTGCGTCTTCCAATTCTACTCCTCTTGTCAATATTGTAGACTGTAAaagattaatattgttCGTGTTTACAACCAGCATGTTATTTTCATCTATAAACCAGATATCAAAATCGTTTACGTAGAACGGCTCTTCGTTATTTAACTGGTCTAACTTTTCCCACTTAATATCTACTATATCATCGCTGTACTCAAACTTCCCCAAATATGCCGGATCTCCATTGTTCTTTTCTGGAAATAGTAACACATCAAATCCTCCCGACTTAAATCTGGTCGTTTGTAATCTATAGTCGTACAATTCCAGGTTCATTTTCCTATTATCTATTATATGGCTTCCTTGTCTTGGTTTAACGTCAAGTGAATAGAAATTCATGAATTGGTAGTAGAAATGACTACTGAACATGTTGAACCAATATATCAAGTcattattacacattataaACCCTATGAAATTGTTGTACACTAATCCTCTCAGGTACACTGTGTTCATTGGGATATCATCCATTCTGTTAAGTATGTTTATGTTTATCAGCACGAGGTCgatatttaatataaaaagCGAGTTTATTACGCTTATACAATTCTCTAGTTGATTTTCATGCTGTAAACTACCTACTTCCTGGACTTCGTGTGTTACGTTATGGTTCGATATGTACTCTGGGTAATTTGTTGTCAACACTCCCAGTATTGGCGTATGATAATTATCTATGAAGGATATCGCCTTGACTAGGCTATTCTTGTTCAAGTTGAACTTTTCCTTCAaatccatttttatatagttagATAATATTAGGTACGGCGACTTATACTTTTCATTTTCCTGTTCATTGCTATTTCTTCTACCACTGTCTTTTCCTTTCGGGCTTTCATTTGTCTTATTTTTTGGTGAATTTAGTTCTTCTAAACTACTCTTATAATGGAAATATGAGTTCAACAACAGAAATTTAAGTTCGAACTGTTTATgtgtgtaaattattaaatagtttTTAATGTAGATTTTATCATCGTTTGCTAATTTGTTATCTATTACCCAATCTTTATGGTACACCACCAGCATATCTGTGTATTCGTAGTTAGTATCTAACACTTCATCCACTTCTTCTTCTTGTCCATCAAATTGAAACAATAACTTAAACTCgcaatttaatatattaaagtaATAAATCATGACGTCACCTTCTGACAAAATTATGATCCCGTCCAAATACTCGTTTTTATCAGAGCCTTTTGAGTCTTCATCTTCACCTTTCAAACAACCAACACTGTTGCAATCGTGAAGGTTAGGGAAGTATAACAGTTGTTTCAGTACACTACATGACGTTATTGAGCTAggaaatttatattcttgAACAAgcttaattattttctctTGATTCAGACTCTTCAGTGATTTGGGatcaaaattatctaaaacGTCTGTAAAACTATCACTAAAGGTGTACAAAAGCAATTTATTTTCCTTCACTAGCAAAATATCCTTCGAATTTGGACTTTGGAAATTTCCTAAACACACAAAGTCACCTTCTCCGGAATCTACCAGGGTTTCATAACCAAAAGTCATctattgaaaaataattttcacCATTTTTGATTTGTTAGGCTGTTTTTGCGATGTATACAACtctaattttgatttaatatttaaatttacgATATTTCATTGTTATGGGTGTTATGAAGATTCTACGATACATACAaaagaaatataaaaattgtgAATCGACACAAATGCGCGCATATAATTACATCTATATAGCTATATAAAATGATGGAATCATAAATTGGGTAAACATGAAACTGGGAAAAAGTTTTTACATATTGTAAAGAAAccttttaaattaaaaacaaaattgtTTGATCATTTTTGTTTGATTTATTGTCAATTTCCCAGGTGTTAATCTGTGAACCTGATCAACTTATAAAAAGTACAGATGTGTTAGTGTTAATAGATGTGATATATAAACTCAAATAACTAATAACATTgagttaattatatttgttCATTTCAATTAATCATAATAACAGATTCTATTGTTTTAAAGTCCAATTGTCGGAATCTCAAGtttggaaaattttaattagttaataagcccaaatttaaaaccaaataaataaagtttttggataaatctttaaaaagaaaaaaataacGAACGAGAAATACCAATATTTGGGTGTGTGGTATTTGGGTAGGAATATAGCCCAACTAGAAACACCTGACCGATATAGTTGATTTCGGTTCATTTCTTGTTTTTcgtatatttaaaatagaCAGAGAATTATTACAGGAGTCTAAAAATTCGATTAGTATTATTGATTAACTGGTTAGGTTTTGTTTTTCCCGCATATCATAGATTTTATTACTGGaaattaatgtaatataGGCTCTCCTAACCTTTTTGAACAGAAAATCTTAACCGctgtttattatttaattttgttatattaCTTTTGCCTTATAAGGCCAATTATCCGCCTCTGTACCACTACTCTGAGCTTATTTTTCAAGATGGATCTATTAGGAGAACATAAAGTCTAAAGATGAATAACAACCACACCAATAATACTATGCTCACCAGTAGTATTAACGAAAAACTCGAACGCTACACCACAATCTGCA encodes the following:
- a CDS encoding uncharacterized protein (chr2.cand.413 - hypothetical protein), giving the protein MRLNVFNSKLRSISVFKNLLKLNSKNNNYVKNNYTFKFKKGYMYNKYFGKNPEQTQAYINEKVKNLIGSDVKMLDSCKTLLNFNLNYKFVQLIEANIHFYTNNNNLYYLLKYLLIYQTTPDPGNIVDNYETIMTVIDKICYNFDEINNKFEILGLLCDFEIVHGDFTHLVHNFIADPANIKVLENNIYNVLRYFNLCNKVSCNDYTDTIINTLIANGSHRTYKIRELLIIFKSLLDYGYFSNLSCVDYFNFVLSSIGSRFNSRDSFEFVKFFEILAPYSYYPYLNCLDFLDNEKILQEFSNNTHLIDTRNLINICSIYLCYLKNHETLSKFINLSLVQIFNHYNGVIHNLSLFQVVDRENSLPGSSIRCVSEPTTQSSVDLDVECLSGDELLKLTRRMCKFFYDCKELLDHLTYPNLLEINRFLSNYESTVHFLSTPYDKLSDSYTLFGKHKPIKNKDKVLLLDDMVGNYVLMRNKERGVGPNDVNGMSKLHTEVKNVLSGLNFHNLSNEVTIGPYKTDILIC
- a CDS encoding uncharacterized protein (chr2.cand.412 - hypothetical protein), encoding MVPIRPLGRVITQFIFVVSGSVIKATYNAYRQSLSNGGGVLNGRISKIMSKEEAAKILGFNSYDNLKLKQIQEAHKRLKNINSPSGSFQGSPYLIQRIDAANIILTNHCKSNRSSNM
- a CDS encoding heat shock protein HSP70 homologue, putative (chr2.C.cand.107 - organellar heat shock protein, hsp70) translates to MKSLSRLYSIFHSSRCSLELSNKLSTISGITTMLDSLRIGSRRGIFTTSGRFAKVQGDVVGIDLGTTNSCVAIMEGSTPKVIENAEGARTTPSIVAFTDDGQRLVGVVAKRQAVTNPENTVFATKRFIGRKFDDPETKKEQSTLPYKIVRSSNNDAWIEAQNKQYSPSQIGAYILAKMKETAESYLGRTVSKAVITVPAYFNDSQRQATKDAGKIAGLEVLRIINEPTAAALAFGMDKNDGKTIAVYDLGGGTFDVSILEILGGVFEVKATNGNTSLGGEDFDQRILNYLVEEFKKSNGIDLKKDKLALQRLRESSESAKIELSTKTQTEINLPFITADQSGPKHLLIKLSRSKLEQLTSELLEGTVDPCKKCLKDAGVNASELNDVILVGGMTRMPKVTEVVKNIFGKEPSKAVNPDEAVAMGAAIQAGVLKGEIKDLLLLDVCPLSLGIETLGGVFTRLINRNTTIPTKKSQIFSTAADNQTQVGIKVYQGERGMAADNQLLGQFDLVGIPPAPRGVPQIEVTFDVDANGIMNISAVDKSTGKRQEITIQSSGGLSEEEVEKMVKEASNYKEQDERRKELVDVRNESESLLYSVEKQLTDLKDKVSSSELDQLRTLSTSLKEVLSSDDVSAIKDKHKQLQELSWKVSQAAYSKSNTGATSANTSENTNTSNEENDTHNK
- a CDS encoding eukaryotic peptide chain release factor, putative (chr2.C.cand.109 - eukaryotic peptide chain release factor), encoding MSDTNIEQWKIKRLIQKLESAKGNGTSMISLIIRPKDDVNRISKMLSDEYGTASNIKSRVNRLSVLSAITSTMQRLKLYRNTPPNGLVVYCGTVITDDGKEKKVSIDFEPFKPINTSLYLCDNKFHVESLNELLESDDKFGFIVMDGNGALYGTIQGSTKEVLHSFTVDLPKKHGRGGQSALRFARLRMEKRHNYIRKVAETAVNMFITNDKVNVTGLILAGNADFKNDLANSDIFDQRLSSKVLKIVDVCYGGENGFQQAIELSSECLSNVKFIHEKKLIKRFFDEIAHDTGKYVYGVYDTINALENGMIEVLIIYEQLEIMRVLVKNPSTNTESVLLLNQEQERDEANFKDNNVDLEVLDKIPLIEWIINNYHNYGSTLDFVTNKSQEGSQFQSGFGGIGGILRYKMEAGYETNDDNDDDDDDSFM